The DNA window GGGACGACCGGCGGCTCCGGCGACGGCTTCGGTGATGGCCCCGACGACGGCTTCGGCGACGGCTACTCCCCGTCCCAGTAGCCGACGTCCGCGTCGGCGTCGTAGTACCCCTCCAGCGAGCGCTCCTCCCGCCCGCCCGGCGGGGATCCCACGTACACCCCGAACGTCCCCGAGTCGGGATACACCGTGACGTCCGGCTCGATCATCGTCGAGATCGCGAGGTACCGGAGGGATCCCTCCGAGTCGTTGATCACCCGGTGGCCGCCCGACGCGTCGGCGGGAAGCGCGACGTACGTGCCCGGCTCGAGGTCGTGGGTCTCGTCGGCGG is part of the Halorubrum aethiopicum genome and encodes:
- a CDS encoding cupin domain-containing protein; the encoded protein is MGHVNEADLEWTETDRGEARFKRKQLGEAAGGDALGCSLYELPSGHKSWPFHYHAANEEAIYVLAGTGAIRLATGEDDPADETHDLEPGTYVALPADASGGHRVINDSEGSLRYLAISTMIEPDVTVYPDSGTFGVYVGSPPGGREERSLEGYYDADADVGYWDGE